One Aneurinibacillus migulanus genomic region harbors:
- a CDS encoding DinB family protein: MSKIVEIHKEWLRHRLVLHELLELINDEHTYFKPWDNAFSMGSLAVHIATSMDMFVQAVKNGTFTPPTASNQFESMDEVRKIVREYTEKTRTDFQTLTNSHLEQVFEFNQFVAPGQIWLNTAKDHEVHHKGQLFTYARMVGITDVPFFIKQPPKK; encoded by the coding sequence ATGAGTAAAATTGTTGAAATTCACAAGGAGTGGCTTCGTCATAGATTGGTGCTTCATGAGCTACTTGAATTAATTAACGATGAACATACTTACTTTAAACCATGGGATAATGCATTTTCAATGGGGTCATTGGCAGTTCATATAGCAACTTCTATGGACATGTTTGTTCAAGCCGTGAAAAACGGTACATTTACTCCGCCGACTGCATCTAATCAGTTTGAATCGATGGATGAAGTTAGAAAAATTGTTAGGGAGTATACCGAGAAAACAAGAACTGATTTTCAAACATTAACGAACTCTCACTTAGAACAAGTTTTCGAGTTTAATCAGTTCGTTGCACCAGGACAAATATGGCTTAATACGGCGAAAGATCATGAAGTTCATCATAAAGGCCAACTGTTTACTTACGCTCGAATGGTTGGAATAACAGATGTGCCATTTTTTATTAAACAACCTCCTAAAAAATAA
- a CDS encoding transposase domain-containing protein — MYSGVETAKENNLSPYHYLLYLFETLPNIDLNNKEEIDKVLP, encoded by the coding sequence ATGTATAGTGGGGTTGAAACCGCAAAAGAGAACAATTTAAGTCCCTATCATTATCTTCTTTATTTGTTTGAAACACTTCCCAATATCGATTTAAACAATAAAGAAGAAATTGATAAAGTCTTGCCGTAG
- a CDS encoding alpha/beta-type small acid-soluble spore protein, with protein sequence MSLSLDQMKYEISSEFGVQLGPDTTSRQNDSVDGENTKRLMQMAEQQLGGRIQ encoded by the coding sequence CTGTCACTAAGCCTGGATCAGATGAAATATGAAATTTCTTCTGAATTCGGTGTACAGCTTGGTCCAGATACAACCTCTCGCCAAAATGATTCTGTGGATGGAGAAAATACTAAGCGTTTGATGCAAATGGCTGAACAACAGCTTGGTGGCCGCATCCAATAA
- a CDS encoding MarR family winged helix-turn-helix transcriptional regulator codes for MKKERDEMHLDIMLDIFRASSLLRRIGGELAQQVGLKRAQQWMILGTILREGNVALKDLRLDTLVTKQTITGIVDRLQSSGFLETYPDSEDRRITRTRLTSKGRETMAQIKPLCVDSNRDSFSVLSDEEIESLSNIMKKLVKHLNNED; via the coding sequence ATGAAAAAAGAACGAGATGAAATGCATTTGGATATTATGTTAGACATTTTTCGTGCCTCTAGCTTACTTAGAAGAATTGGGGGGGAGTTGGCACAACAAGTTGGTTTAAAACGAGCACAGCAATGGATGATTTTAGGAACCATTTTGCGGGAAGGGAATGTAGCTCTCAAAGATCTTCGCTTAGATACTTTGGTAACGAAACAAACGATTACCGGTATTGTAGATCGTTTACAAAGCAGTGGGTTTCTCGAAACATATCCAGACTCTGAAGATCGACGGATTACTAGAACTAGATTAACTTCAAAAGGAAGAGAAACGATGGCGCAAATTAAACCATTATGTGTAGATAGTAACCGGGATTCATTTTCTGTTTTAAGTGACGAAGAAATAGAAAGTTTATCTAACATAATGAAAAAACTAGTTAAACACCTAAACAATGAAGATTGA
- a CDS encoding MDR family MFS transporter, with protein MNRKTNTINVTVSIFIATFLSAIEGTIVGTAMPKMVSDLGGIEMMSWVVSAYLMTLLITTPIYGKLADLFGRKIMFTVGILIFLTGSILCGVSQTMLQLIIFRAIQGLGAGALSSISFTIIGDIYPFEQRAKVQGWLSSVWGIAGIIGPLVGGVLVDYVSWRWVFYLNIPFGIVSIFLLSISLHEEFEKKKRYIDYGGIIAFTVAILSLLYILDRPWKSMISPMFLAVSILCLILFFIIERKSPEPLFPLHLFSIRSINVANLAIFLLGSVFIVISFHIPLWIQGVYGAGATYSGLVMMPISITWPLCSIMAGRLIPKAPLRFITLLGSIIVFIGCTGLALASVETPVWLFMIYTALIGAGMGFATTTYTVAVQSAMDWKLRGISVASFRFMQSLGQTIGITVFTTISMTQAAKYLHEHLSKQDASHINVSQIFNNDHSTSLSSSNIQSIKEAIAFGLHKEFFILSVIVLITCLVAIWMTQPKSSLENKEGNTKKAEVH; from the coding sequence ATGAATAGGAAAACAAATACAATAAATGTCACTGTGTCTATTTTTATTGCCACTTTTTTATCTGCAATTGAAGGCACCATTGTAGGTACCGCGATGCCGAAAATGGTAAGTGATTTGGGTGGTATAGAAATGATGAGCTGGGTTGTTTCTGCTTATCTAATGACCTTATTAATTACTACCCCAATATACGGAAAGCTCGCAGATTTATTTGGTCGTAAAATTATGTTTACGGTTGGAATTTTAATTTTTTTAACTGGTTCAATTTTATGTGGAGTTTCACAAACAATGTTACAACTCATTATATTTCGAGCTATTCAAGGCTTAGGAGCAGGTGCTTTATCCAGTATTTCATTCACTATCATTGGAGATATTTATCCCTTTGAACAACGAGCAAAAGTACAAGGTTGGCTCAGTAGTGTTTGGGGAATTGCAGGAATCATTGGTCCGTTAGTCGGTGGGGTTTTAGTTGACTATGTTTCTTGGAGATGGGTATTTTATCTAAATATCCCTTTCGGAATTGTATCTATTTTCTTATTATCGATTTCCCTACACGAAGAATTCGAAAAGAAAAAGAGATATATCGACTACGGAGGAATTATTGCTTTTACCGTTGCAATACTCTCCTTGTTATATATCCTAGATAGACCATGGAAATCCATGATCTCACCAATGTTCTTAGCAGTAAGTATCCTATGTCTTATTCTTTTCTTTATTATCGAACGGAAATCCCCTGAACCACTTTTCCCATTACATCTCTTTTCTATTCGTTCGATCAATGTAGCTAATTTAGCTATATTCTTATTAGGTTCAGTGTTTATTGTTATTTCATTCCATATTCCATTGTGGATTCAAGGTGTTTACGGTGCTGGAGCAACTTATTCAGGATTAGTTATGATGCCAATTTCAATTACATGGCCACTATGTTCTATTATGGCTGGCCGACTTATCCCTAAAGCACCTTTACGATTTATTACTTTGTTGGGATCAATCATTGTATTTATTGGTTGTACTGGACTAGCATTAGCTTCTGTTGAAACACCCGTATGGTTATTTATGATTTACACAGCCTTAATCGGAGCAGGAATGGGATTTGCTACAACAACGTACACCGTTGCTGTTCAGTCAGCTATGGATTGGAAATTGAGAGGAATTTCAGTTGCTTCGTTTCGATTCATGCAGAGTCTAGGTCAAACAATCGGAATTACAGTATTTACAACTATCTCTATGACGCAAGCAGCAAAATACTTACATGAACACCTATCAAAACAAGATGCATCACACATCAATGTTAGCCAGATATTTAATAATGACCACTCTACTTCACTTTCAAGCTCAAACATACAAAGCATAAAAGAAGCTATTGCCTTTGGCTTACATAAGGAGTTTTTTATTTTATCAGTAATCGTCTTGATTACTTGTTTAGTAGCAATATGGATGACACAACCAAAATCTTCTTTAGAAAATAAAGAAGGAAATACAAAAAAAGCAGAAGTGCATTAA
- a CDS encoding sigma-70 family RNA polymerase sigma factor: MIVLCFSSFKDSPSIQKFICKYSKSFSNPVLKNFLKEEAHLTLFIETVTSPTTEKQKALDYAFKKFYQRIRIINFLSTILYYGAIDYDKKNRKYNQKYALILDKPIGTSPEDVSVTMVDLIASPDAEIDDLISSKSDTLEENVSQSSLIRALRTLNDREKEILNLAYLHNMSDRAIALKVGLSHQAIGKARKKSLAKIRSYIGGKNGVYDN, from the coding sequence ATGATTGTATTGTGTTTTTCTTCTTTTAAAGACAGTCCAAGTATCCAAAAATTTATCTGCAAGTATTCAAAATCATTTTCAAATCCCGTGTTAAAGAACTTTCTAAAAGAGGAGGCGCATCTTACCCTTTTTATAGAGACGGTTACTTCGCCAACCACAGAAAAACAAAAAGCGTTAGATTACGCATTTAAAAAATTTTATCAACGCATTCGCATTATTAATTTCCTTTCGACCATTCTTTACTATGGAGCTATTGATTACGATAAGAAAAATCGCAAATACAATCAGAAATACGCTCTTATTCTAGACAAACCGATTGGAACATCTCCCGAGGATGTGAGTGTTACTATGGTTGATTTGATTGCATCACCTGATGCGGAGATAGATGACCTAATCAGTAGCAAAAGTGACACCTTAGAAGAAAACGTCAGCCAGTCTTCATTAATAAGAGCCTTACGAACCCTTAATGATAGGGAAAAAGAAATACTAAATCTTGCTTATCTGCATAATATGAGCGATCGAGCAATCGCACTAAAAGTGGGTTTGTCTCATCAAGCCATTGGAAAAGCAAGGAAGAAATCTCTCGCTAAAATTCGCAGTTACATAGGAGGAAAAAATGGTGTATACGACAATTGA
- a CDS encoding C40 family peptidase, with protein sequence MAKYPGTAIEMKAGDVLYSKKSLSTYFVGHVAIVGKSLNVYHAYPYGPGRTEGIDTYVASFANGDTISILRRGDGGTEAGVWAKNHINDIEKYYFNMDLDNVKLNYCSKFVWQAYIYAYNIDISDRNLTLKSRATHIYPDQIRDSSKLSLQGSIKVKK encoded by the coding sequence ATGGCTAAATATCCAGGAACAGCAATCGAAATGAAAGCAGGGGACGTACTTTATTCCAAAAAAAGCTTATCGACCTATTTTGTTGGTCATGTAGCAATTGTAGGGAAAAGTCTTAACGTTTATCACGCATATCCATATGGACCAGGGAGGACCGAAGGTATTGATACGTACGTCGCAAGTTTTGCGAATGGTGATACGATCAGTATTCTACGTCGTGGAGATGGCGGTACAGAGGCTGGTGTATGGGCGAAAAACCATATTAATGATATAGAAAAGTATTACTTCAATATGGATCTTGATAATGTCAAACTAAATTATTGCTCTAAATTTGTATGGCAAGCTTATATCTATGCCTATAACATTGATATATCAGACCGTAATCTTACTCTTAAAAGTAGAGCTACCCATATTTATCCGGATCAGATCAGGGACTCTTCTAAACTTTCACTACAAGGTAGTATCAAAGTAAAAAAATAA
- a CDS encoding DUF3139 domain-containing protein, protein MKKREIIIFLLVIALISTPFIYIKTTLISLENKVHNYLVMEKGIENSNISSIKGLVGKAPLFAVEVVFTDETDVRYFYREIESGEIIQLGSSLKPEGYRYKHMES, encoded by the coding sequence ATGAAAAAAAGAGAGATCATTATTTTTCTTCTTGTCATAGCTCTAATTTCTACCCCTTTTATTTACATTAAAACCACATTAATCAGTTTAGAAAATAAGGTCCACAATTATCTAGTGATGGAAAAAGGGATAGAAAACAGTAACATTTCCAGTATTAAAGGTCTTGTTGGTAAAGCTCCATTATTCGCTGTAGAAGTTGTTTTTACAGATGAAACTGATGTGAGATATTTTTATAGAGAAATAGAAAGTGGAGAAATAATCCAACTAGGCTCGTCACTTAAACCAGAAGGTTATAGGTACAAACATATGGAAAGTTAA
- a CDS encoding MBL fold metallo-hydrolase, producing MKLSILVDNNTYIDRYFLGEPALSFFIEEGDKRILFDTGYSDVFIKNAEKMRIDLRDLDFVALSHGHVDHTWGLTHLIRLHMEAKTEKMIHNTPTVIGHPLVFESKIFDSVGEIGSILSHEKLNRHFPICLSQGPIWLTDRLVFLGEVKRIFDFEGKDSIGKVVTKLGEVDDFIQDDTALVYKSSEGLVIIVGCAHSGICNIIEYAKEVCKEERIVDIIGGFHLLNPSKEQLEKTVQYIKELKPDNLHACHCTDFHSKAALSTVANIKEVGVGLKLEYL from the coding sequence ATGAAACTATCCATATTGGTGGATAATAATACTTATATTGACCGATATTTTTTAGGGGAACCCGCATTGTCTTTCTTTATTGAAGAAGGTGACAAGCGTATTCTATTTGATACTGGATACTCTGACGTCTTTATTAAGAATGCAGAAAAAATGAGAATTGATTTAAGGGATCTAGATTTTGTCGCCTTATCGCACGGACATGTGGACCATACTTGGGGATTAACACATTTAATTAGATTACATATGGAAGCTAAAACTGAGAAAATGATACATAACACCCCTACAGTTATTGGGCATCCGTTAGTTTTCGAAAGTAAAATATTTGATTCTGTAGGTGAGATAGGAAGTATCTTATCTCATGAAAAGTTAAATAGACACTTCCCTATCTGTTTATCTCAAGGACCAATATGGCTAACTGATCGATTAGTATTTTTAGGGGAAGTTAAAAGAATATTCGATTTTGAAGGAAAAGATTCTATTGGGAAAGTTGTTACCAAACTAGGTGAAGTTGACGATTTCATTCAGGATGACACAGCATTAGTATATAAATCGTCGGAAGGGCTAGTGATAATTGTAGGATGTGCACATTCTGGAATATGTAATATCATTGAATACGCTAAAGAAGTATGTAAAGAAGAGAGAATAGTTGATATTATTGGAGGATTTCATCTGTTAAATCCATCAAAAGAACAGTTAGAAAAGACGGTACAGTACATTAAAGAACTTAAACCTGATAACCTTCATGCTTGTCATTGTACGGATTTTCACTCTAAAGCAGCTCTTTCAACAGTTGCAAATATAAAAGAAGTTGGAGTAGGCTTAAAATTAGAATATTTATAG
- a CDS encoding ABC transporter substrate-binding protein: protein MRQTQKRWSAMLLIMLVVVVLSACGKPAAEGGTQQEGADKQATEQARTITHMKGERVFEKAPERIVVLDTQYLDQLTALGQRVAGSTVATNEATPFPAYLVDKIGDVTQIGSSSGVNLEAVLALNPDVIICTEFQNEIYDALDKIAPTLMFERNEDWQKTIVTLGQLLHKEKEAEQVINDYNKKVASLKADLAKKMGDQTVAMIRPRDKQIRIHTTAHRTSQILYQDLGLKAPAMVLDDKNTSAMINLEVMPELNADHLFVLTDNQYQQLTEEFAQTAVWNSLKPVQNKQVYTVNTTTWIVYYGPLAINRIVDEIAASLLL, encoded by the coding sequence ATGCGGCAAACACAGAAACGGTGGAGCGCCATGCTCCTGATTATGCTAGTGGTCGTCGTTTTGAGCGCCTGCGGAAAGCCCGCAGCAGAGGGCGGAACACAACAAGAAGGAGCAGACAAGCAGGCAACGGAACAAGCCCGCACGATCACGCATATGAAGGGGGAGCGTGTATTTGAGAAAGCGCCGGAGCGTATCGTTGTACTGGATACTCAATATCTCGACCAGTTGACAGCACTTGGTCAACGTGTGGCAGGCAGCACGGTTGCGACGAATGAAGCAACGCCGTTCCCCGCTTATTTGGTAGACAAAATTGGCGATGTCACGCAGATCGGCTCGAGCAGCGGGGTCAACCTGGAGGCGGTATTGGCGCTCAATCCGGACGTCATCATTTGCACCGAGTTCCAGAACGAGATTTACGACGCTTTGGACAAAATCGCGCCAACGTTGATGTTTGAGCGCAACGAGGACTGGCAAAAAACAATCGTGACGTTGGGTCAATTGCTTCACAAGGAAAAAGAGGCCGAACAGGTGATCAACGACTACAACAAGAAGGTCGCTTCCTTGAAGGCCGATCTGGCCAAAAAAATGGGAGACCAGACGGTAGCAATGATTCGTCCGCGTGACAAGCAGATCCGGATTCATACGACAGCGCACCGGACGTCGCAGATTTTGTATCAGGATTTGGGGCTGAAGGCGCCGGCGATGGTTCTCGATGATAAAAATACGAGTGCGATGATCAATCTGGAAGTGATGCCGGAATTGAACGCAGACCATCTGTTTGTGTTGACGGACAACCAGTACCAGCAGTTGACCGAGGAGTTTGCGCAGACAGCGGTTTGGAACAGCTTGAAGCCTGTGCAGAACAAACAAGTGTATACGGTCAATACGACGACGTGGATCGTCTATTACGGTCCGCTGGCGATCAACCGGATTGTCGACGAGATTGCAGCATCGCTGCTGCTATAA
- a CDS encoding NUDIX domain-containing protein: MDSHIRVRAGAIIIENQSILLVEFNNENGLHYNLPGGGVEPNETVIEAVRRESKEEASIDVEVGPLAFVYEYAPHLNSNKYGSTHSLGLMFECQIKDGFTPSLPNNPDPNQTDVKWIPLSKLQHIDLYPNIRDQIVNYAEIKKNIDLIEEHTLEEYIK; this comes from the coding sequence ATGGATTCTCATATTAGAGTGAGAGCTGGTGCAATTATTATAGAAAACCAATCAATCCTCTTAGTTGAATTTAATAATGAAAATGGGCTGCATTATAATTTGCCTGGTGGTGGGGTTGAGCCTAATGAAACAGTCATTGAGGCAGTACGGAGAGAATCTAAAGAAGAAGCATCCATTGATGTGGAAGTTGGCCCATTAGCGTTTGTTTATGAGTATGCCCCACATCTAAACTCTAATAAATATGGATCAACACACTCTTTAGGTCTAATGTTTGAATGCCAAATAAAAGATGGATTTACACCAAGCTTGCCTAATAATCCTGATCCAAATCAGACTGATGTAAAATGGATACCACTAAGCAAGTTACAGCATATTGATCTCTATCCAAACATAAGAGACCAAATCGTTAACTATGCAGAAATCAAAAAAAATATAGATTTAATCGAAGAACATACATTAGAAGAATATATAAAATAA
- a CDS encoding class I SAM-dependent methyltransferase gives MSKWQELIDESLSRWDENAEYWDDYMGEQSNRWHRQLIRPNTERLLDIKEGQTILDVSCGNGNFSKRLAELGAKVIAFDYSTKMIERAKLRCKDNLNNIDFRVIDATNYDSLIELGVDKFDSSVANMALMDIADISSLIKSLHKLLKQNGCFVFSIPHPCFQPPNARKICEIEDIDGAVVSRKSIQISKYLKSEVFETLGIKGQPVPHLIFHRPISYYLNLLFESNFVLDGILEPTFDDVEKEYYKFDWHHIPPVIIFRFRKVK, from the coding sequence TTGAGTAAATGGCAAGAATTAATTGACGAGTCGCTATCTAGATGGGATGAAAATGCTGAATATTGGGACGACTATATGGGAGAACAAAGTAACCGATGGCATCGACAACTAATTCGCCCCAATACAGAGAGACTATTAGATATAAAAGAAGGACAAACCATATTAGATGTTTCTTGTGGTAATGGTAATTTTTCGAAGAGATTGGCGGAATTAGGTGCAAAGGTTATCGCATTTGATTACAGTACAAAAATGATCGAACGTGCAAAGTTAAGGTGCAAAGACAATTTAAATAATATTGATTTTAGAGTAATCGATGCCACCAACTATGATTCATTAATTGAACTTGGGGTTGATAAGTTTGACAGTTCTGTTGCAAATATGGCTTTAATGGATATTGCTGATATTAGTTCCTTGATTAAATCACTTCACAAATTATTAAAGCAAAACGGTTGTTTTGTTTTTTCTATACCTCATCCTTGTTTTCAACCGCCAAATGCCAGGAAAATATGCGAAATAGAAGATATAGATGGAGCAGTAGTATCAAGAAAAAGTATTCAGATTTCAAAATATCTAAAATCTGAGGTTTTTGAAACGCTTGGAATAAAAGGTCAACCTGTTCCACATCTAATATTTCACAGACCTATATCATATTATTTGAATTTGTTATTTGAATCGAACTTTGTGCTTGATGGTATATTGGAACCGACATTTGATGATGTTGAGAAAGAATACTATAAATTCGACTGGCATCATATTCCACCTGTAATCATATTTCGTTTTAGAAAAGTAAAATAA